Proteins encoded within one genomic window of Aerococcus viridans:
- the tnpA gene encoding IS200/IS605 family transposase, producing MIAKTRTNVYDFNFHLVWVTKYRKEIFTTIEKQNAMQDMLTHICDEHDIVIQSLQVMPDHIHMLISFNPKHAASSIVKTLKGKSARLWFKAYPETKTMLWGGHLWTPSYFMATVGSMSKEAVKKYIENQLTEYNDGRPRT from the coding sequence ATGATTGCGAAAACAAGGACAAATGTCTATGATTTTAATTTCCATTTGGTTTGGGTAACAAAGTATCGTAAAGAAATATTTACAACCATTGAAAAACAAAACGCCATGCAAGATATGTTGACGCATATTTGTGATGAACACGATATTGTCATCCAATCGCTCCAAGTAATGCCTGACCATATCCATATGTTGATTTCGTTCAACCCTAAACATGCCGCAAGTAGTATCGTCAAAACACTTAAAGGGAAATCTGCACGTCTATGGTTTAAAGCTTATCCAGAAACAAAGACAATGTTATGGGGTGGCCATTTATGGACACCTAGTTATTTCATGGCAACAGTAGGCAGTATGTCTAAAGAAGCTGTTAAAAAGTATATAGAAAATCAATT
- a CDS encoding RNA-guided endonuclease TnpB family protein, whose product MYQGIECKIYPNEKQRQLIHMTFGHTRFIWNEMLAMLNARYENNPDLQMLSYNALSSLIPQMKKEYPWLREVDSVAVQCSVKRLSETFVRFFKGYSRYPKFKSKKNTRQSYLSTIRGNNIRFNDNQRYIKLPKLGWIKCKSSVLHIENERIKSVTVKYTPSGDYYISLLVTSDNQAMPKTGNVVGVDLGVSDLAITSDGQKYQSQRLHLSYKKQLHYWEKRMARRRLQAKKNGVNLVDAKNYQQAKRQVARIHQRIKNIRKDYMHKITTDMVKSYDVIVLEDLKTTNMMKNHQLARSIAGQSWRMFRTILEAKCEIYDKTFVAINPYKTSQKCSNCGYDSGKKALNIRHWTCMKCNLHHDRDINAAKNILNIGLEQALVK is encoded by the coding sequence ATGTATCAAGGAATTGAGTGTAAAATCTATCCTAACGAAAAACAGCGTCAGTTAATTCATATGACCTTTGGTCATACCCGATTCATCTGGAACGAAATGTTGGCCATGTTGAATGCGCGGTACGAAAACAATCCTGACCTTCAAATGCTATCTTATAATGCGTTATCCTCTCTTATTCCACAAATGAAGAAGGAATATCCCTGGTTGCGTGAAGTTGATAGCGTAGCTGTTCAATGTAGTGTTAAACGCTTATCCGAAACTTTTGTTCGTTTTTTTAAAGGTTATTCAAGATACCCAAAATTCAAATCAAAGAAGAACACCAGACAGTCGTATTTAAGTACCATACGTGGCAACAACATTCGTTTTAATGATAATCAGCGGTATATCAAATTACCCAAATTAGGTTGGATAAAATGTAAGTCAAGTGTGCTTCATATTGAGAATGAACGCATAAAATCTGTCACCGTAAAATATACACCTAGTGGCGACTACTATATCTCCCTTTTGGTCACAAGCGATAATCAAGCAATGCCCAAAACAGGAAATGTAGTCGGTGTCGATTTAGGTGTAAGTGATTTAGCTATTACGTCTGATGGTCAAAAATATCAAAGTCAGCGACTACATTTGTCTTATAAGAAGCAATTACATTATTGGGAAAAGCGAATGGCCCGTAGACGTTTACAAGCCAAAAAGAACGGTGTGAATTTAGTGGATGCGAAAAACTACCAGCAAGCCAAACGCCAAGTGGCCCGTATTCATCAACGTATCAAAAACATCCGCAAGGATTACATGCATAAAATCACAACCGATATGGTTAAAAGTTATGACGTTATCGTTCTAGAGGATTTAAAGACGACTAATATGATGAAAAATCATCAATTAGCCCGTTCAATCGCTGGCCAATCCTGGCGGATGTTTAGAACAATCCTAGAGGCAAAGTGCGAAATCTACGATAAGACATTTGTAGCGATTAATCCGTACAAGACATCCCAGAAATGTTCTAATTGCGGGTATGATAGCGGTAAAAAAGCGTTAAATATACGTCATTGGACTTGTATGAAGTGTAATCTGCATCACGATAGAGATATCAACGCAGCTAAAAATATATTAAATATTGGCCTGGAACAGGCCTTAGTTAAATAG